Proteins co-encoded in one Deltaproteobacteria bacterium genomic window:
- a CDS encoding SPOR domain-containing protein has product MGTKKPEQGNTGKRYQFELSRTAIFLWSAGVFVLLAWIFTLGVLAGRGLLPGGAETLTELKTQIAKLQHMINKKDRSELAEIRALQKDPEFAFFDELSVKKAEPEKPSGTPAGKPPGAAVTQKPVKPATSAMTREKAKPPGVSVKYVVQVASLETEDKATNMVNRLTRKGYPAYFYKVFVKGREYFRVRCGTFKTEAEAVKLQKMLIEKEKLTGFVQKVEGN; this is encoded by the coding sequence ATGGGCACAAAAAAACCTGAGCAAGGGAACACCGGAAAAAGATACCAGTTTGAATTGTCCCGGACCGCGATCTTCCTGTGGAGTGCAGGGGTCTTTGTCCTCCTGGCGTGGATCTTTACCCTTGGTGTCCTGGCAGGGAGAGGCCTCCTACCGGGAGGCGCCGAGACACTGACGGAATTGAAGACGCAGATTGCCAAGCTCCAGCACATGATCAACAAAAAGGATCGATCCGAACTGGCGGAGATACGGGCACTGCAGAAAGACCCGGAATTTGCATTCTTTGACGAACTTTCGGTAAAAAAAGCCGAACCCGAGAAACCGTCTGGAACACCCGCAGGAAAACCCCCAGGCGCCGCCGTGACGCAAAAACCGGTAAAGCCTGCGACCTCCGCAATGACGCGGGAAAAGGCCAAGCCCCCCGGCGTCTCGGTCAAATACGTTGTGCAGGTCGCCTCTCTGGAGACCGAAGACAAGGCGACGAATATGGTAAACCGATTGACCCGGAAGGGGTATCCGGCGTATTTTTACAAGGTGTTTGTCAAAGGACGGGAATATTTCCGGGTCAGATGCGGTACATTCAAGACCGAAGCGGAGGCTGTCAAGCTCCAGAAAATGTTGATCGAGAAAGAGAAGCTGACCGGCTTTGTACAGAAGGTCGAGGGTAATTGA